A genomic region of Trichothermofontia sichuanensis B231 contains the following coding sequences:
- a CDS encoding carboxypeptidase-like regulatory domain-containing protein has product MTTIQRWGFTPPPALASGGGFSPSQRLQANVIDRTIGGEAAPGTLVQLIQGFRGNVIAETIVDASGIYRFDNIPTGRGGSNHYRVLLYPEGRLTATPQEKEARFLTVVGQLPHRASALIVSAGANRSLTQPDDFLGEFTEFQGGIAYRHGVSESLTVGLGTVYQETPRVLGELFYQPNNLPLQASISALSNKDHDNVNINSSISIQPFSGLSLNFSSDYYSERFNLNWQVRPNLSLVADADSRTDLVNAGIQFSVSSPDFFTLARLTANTDNQWRWNWDTRFQRFKLGTYGNPTASSSRLSYNLSNANPSRVNLDIGHSLSIDYATNDYSDDHNYLATIGWRYRSPKQLTDGRYLWDVGLEYGTGSQGDGVIASASTGIVPGLALRARYQQISPTSNEDSFRIEVAPILNFQQGIHPDDTRFTDLRNLGGLLIQPFLDENSNGDRDPGEKLYLDNPELLIVLNNKPVNTFRPETRRNGVYVCLSPDTYRLDLDPAGYPLDWKPVETAYAVKVVPGSYIPVQIPLIRSYSVTSVLTDSAGAAIGGARVEAVPTGGGLRRLSVTNGAGVFFLENLSQGTYDLLVNGKPAQPNTFTITPETPAFQELNIRPATP; this is encoded by the coding sequence GTGACCACAATTCAACGCTGGGGCTTTACCCCACCACCCGCGCTTGCCTCAGGAGGTGGGTTTAGTCCCAGTCAACGGTTGCAGGCAAATGTGATCGACCGCACGATCGGGGGGGAAGCCGCCCCCGGTACCCTCGTGCAATTGATCCAGGGATTCCGCGGTAATGTGATTGCAGAAACGATCGTTGATGCCTCCGGGATTTATCGCTTTGATAACATTCCCACCGGACGGGGAGGGAGTAATCACTATCGCGTCCTGCTATACCCAGAGGGTCGGCTCACCGCCACCCCCCAGGAGAAAGAAGCCCGATTCCTCACGGTAGTAGGTCAATTACCCCATCGGGCCTCGGCCCTGATTGTCTCCGCCGGAGCCAATCGGAGCCTGACCCAACCGGATGATTTCTTGGGAGAATTCACCGAATTTCAGGGCGGTATTGCCTATCGTCACGGGGTTTCTGAATCCTTAACAGTGGGGTTAGGGACCGTCTATCAGGAAACACCCAGGGTTTTAGGAGAACTCTTTTATCAACCCAATAATTTGCCACTACAGGCTTCGATTTCTGCCCTTTCTAACAAAGATCATGATAATGTCAATATCAATAGCAGTATTTCCATTCAACCCTTTTCAGGATTGAGTTTAAATTTCAGTAGTGATTATTATTCCGAGCGCTTTAATCTGAATTGGCAAGTACGCCCCAACCTGAGTTTGGTAGCTGATGCCGATAGCCGCACGGATCTCGTGAACGCAGGCATCCAATTCTCCGTCAGTAGCCCTGACTTTTTTACTTTGGCCCGATTAACTGCTAATACCGACAACCAATGGCGCTGGAATTGGGATACCCGTTTCCAACGATTTAAGCTAGGTACCTATGGCAATCCGACTGCCTCCAGTTCACGCCTCAGTTATAACCTATCGAATGCCAATCCCAGCCGTGTTAACTTAGATATTGGGCATTCCCTATCCATCGATTATGCCACCAACGATTATTCTGACGATCATAATTACCTGGCCACGATCGGCTGGCGCTACCGCTCGCCAAAACAACTGACTGATGGGCGTTATCTGTGGGATGTGGGCCTAGAGTATGGGACTGGTTCCCAGGGGGATGGAGTAATTGCTTCGGCCTCAACCGGCATTGTACCGGGGCTGGCCCTACGCGCTAGATATCAACAGATTTCACCCACCTCCAACGAGGATAGTTTTCGGATTGAAGTTGCGCCGATTTTAAACTTCCAACAGGGGATTCACCCGGATGATACCCGCTTTACCGATTTGCGTAATCTAGGGGGTCTCTTAATCCAACCCTTCTTAGATGAGAATAGTAATGGCGATCGCGATCCGGGCGAGAAACTGTATCTAGATAATCCTGAATTACTCATTGTGTTGAACAACAAACCTGTGAATACCTTCCGTCCGGAAACCCGCCGCAATGGCGTCTATGTGTGCCTCTCACCCGACACCTATCGCCTCGATCTTGATCCAGCAGGCTATCCCCTAGATTGGAAGCCCGTGGAAACCGCCTATGCCGTCAAAGTAGTTCCCGGTAGCTATATCCCTGTGCAAATTCCACTCATCCGGTCCTATAGCGTGACCAGCGTTTTGACGGATAGTGCAGGGGCGGCGATCGGCGGCGCTAGGGTCGAAGCGGTTCCCACCGGCGGCGGATTAAGGAGACTGTCGGTGACCAATGGAGCCGGGGTATTCTTCCTGGAGAACCTAAGCCAAGGCACCTATGACCTCCTGGTTAATGGCAAGCCGGCCCAACCCAACACCTTCACGATCACCCCCGAAACTCCCGCCTTTCAAGAGTTAAACATACGTCCAGCCACGCCGTAG
- a CDS encoding FIST signal transduction protein — MVASASTPMRWSSALSTRPSLEAAIAEVATRAKQDLAGASLDLGILFISAAFTSEFPRVLPLLHDYLDLPALIGCAGGGIIGRATTGKTQEIESAPALALTLAHLPGVKVKTFHIEAAALPDLDSPPNTWVDLTGIDPADRPQFILLADPGSARVTDLLQGLDFAYPQSVKLGGLASGGGMMVEGSGLFCDRRLYSEGTVGVALSGAIQVDAIVAQGCRPIGHLYRVTEGRRNILLEVQGLDETGEQAVTAAQSPLAALQSVVQGLNEADRQLAQHSLFIGVARNEFQTTLEHGDFLIRNLLGVDPRVGAIAIGDRVRPGQRIQFHLRDAHTSAEDLEVLLQRYQRTQQSHSQPVGALMFACLGRGEGLYQQPNFDSQLFRRYLGDVPLSGFFCNGEIGPIGDSTFLHGYTSVFGIFREP, encoded by the coding sequence ATGGTTGCCTCTGCTTCGACCCCTATGCGTTGGTCCAGTGCCCTATCCACGCGTCCCTCCCTGGAGGCGGCGATCGCGGAGGTGGCGACGCGGGCCAAGCAGGATCTGGCAGGCGCTAGCCTTGATTTAGGCATTCTCTTCATTTCTGCTGCCTTCACTAGCGAATTCCCGCGGGTCCTCCCCCTGTTACACGACTACCTGGACCTCCCCGCCCTGATCGGCTGTGCGGGTGGGGGTATCATTGGTCGGGCCACGACGGGCAAAACCCAAGAGATTGAGTCTGCCCCGGCCCTTGCCCTCACCCTGGCCCATCTGCCGGGGGTCAAAGTTAAGACTTTCCATATTGAGGCAGCGGCACTGCCCGACCTCGACAGTCCACCCAATACCTGGGTCGATTTAACGGGGATTGATCCTGCCGATCGCCCCCAATTCATTCTCCTGGCTGATCCCGGTTCGGCGCGGGTGACTGATTTACTGCAAGGGTTGGACTTTGCTTATCCCCAGTCGGTGAAGTTGGGGGGGTTAGCCAGTGGCGGGGGCATGATGGTCGAGGGCAGCGGCTTATTTTGCGATCGTCGCCTGTATAGCGAAGGCACCGTGGGGGTTGCCCTCAGTGGTGCGATCCAGGTTGATGCGATCGTGGCTCAGGGCTGTCGTCCGATCGGCCACCTGTACCGAGTGACCGAGGGACGGCGCAATATCCTGCTCGAAGTACAAGGGCTGGATGAAACGGGTGAGCAGGCAGTCACGGCGGCGCAGTCACCCCTAGCCGCCCTGCAATCGGTGGTGCAAGGGTTGAACGAAGCCGATCGCCAATTGGCCCAGCATTCCCTTTTTATTGGGGTAGCCCGCAATGAATTTCAAACCACCCTGGAGCATGGGGATTTTCTCATTCGGAATCTGCTGGGGGTTGATCCGCGGGTGGGGGCGATCGCCATCGGCGATCGGGTACGCCCTGGTCAACGGATTCAGTTTCACCTGCGGGATGCGCATACTTCAGCGGAGGATCTGGAAGTCCTGTTGCAACGCTATCAACGCACGCAGCAAAGCCACAGTCAGCCGGTCGGTGCCCTGATGTTTGCGTGTCTGGGCCGGGGTGAAGGGCTGTATCAACAACCTAACTTTGACTCGCAACTGTTCCGGCGTTACTTAGGTGATGTTCCCCTAAGCGGCTTCTTCTGCAATGGCGAGATCGGCCCGATCGGGGATAGTACCTTCCTGCATGGTTATACCTCCGTCTTTGGTATTTTTCGTGAACCCTAG
- a CDS encoding ABC transporter permease → MPVKTPMEVPVMARARRHAARIASRPALWQRLPWPLLFTGLMFGFMYIPILVLGVYSFNESRFTANWTGFTLDWYRRLFNDARILNALGTSLVVACTAVLISAVIGTLMAVGLARYRFPGKGIYLGITYLPLIVPDITIAVSTLVFLAVISLPLSLGTIISAHIVFCLAYIGIVISTRLTGLDPHLEEAAQDLGATPLQSFLRVLLPQLTPAIVSGCLLAFVLSMDDFLIASFTAGGGAVTLPMEIFSRIRTGVKPDINALSVLLILASGVIAFVAEYIRLQSEQRGIR, encoded by the coding sequence GTGCCCGTTAAAACGCCAATGGAGGTTCCCGTCATGGCCCGTGCCCGTCGCCATGCTGCCCGGATAGCATCTCGCCCAGCCCTATGGCAACGCTTGCCCTGGCCACTGCTGTTTACGGGCCTGATGTTTGGGTTTATGTACATCCCTATCCTGGTGTTGGGGGTTTATAGCTTTAATGAATCGCGCTTTACGGCCAACTGGACTGGGTTTACCCTCGATTGGTACCGCCGTCTGTTCAATGATGCCCGGATTCTCAATGCTTTGGGCACCAGTCTGGTGGTTGCCTGCACCGCCGTGTTGATTTCGGCGGTGATTGGCACCCTGATGGCAGTGGGGTTAGCCCGGTATCGGTTTCCGGGCAAAGGGATATATTTGGGCATTACTTACCTGCCGCTGATTGTGCCGGATATTACGATCGCCGTATCTACCCTAGTCTTCCTGGCGGTGATCAGTTTGCCCCTGAGCCTGGGGACAATCATCAGCGCCCATATTGTGTTTTGTTTGGCTTATATCGGCATTGTCATTTCCACCCGGTTGACGGGCCTCGATCCGCACCTAGAGGAAGCGGCCCAGGATCTGGGGGCAACCCCGCTGCAATCGTTCCTGCGGGTGTTGTTGCCCCAGTTAACCCCTGCGATCGTCTCTGGTTGCTTGCTGGCGTTTGTGTTGAGTATGGATGATTTTTTGATTGCCAGCTTCACGGCGGGGGGGGGTGCTGTCACGTTACCGATGGAAATTTTCAGCCGGATTCGGACAGGGGTGAAACCTGATATCAATGCCTTGAGTGTACTCTTAATTTTGGCGTCAGGGGTGATTGCCTTTGTGGCTGAGTATATTCGCTTGCAGAGTGAGCAAAGGGGGATTCGTTAA
- a CDS encoding class I SAM-dependent methyltransferase, protein MHTKTKPDWAGGDFLSRLVNVLIQTKPLYALMKQQARRVLINTAEKHGIAWQQTYQTLAASAAPSLLPQVTNPDVTYPDYYQVPFHAYDRGNLCWEAAFEAEPATYAMALRVWPQESLTWQAAQERLRSSFHQVLAAHGPAEVRDILDVGCSIGISTLALHRFYAQHQTAPVRTVGLDLSPYMLAVAKVRDTQGEIAAWLHAQAENTGLPDASFDLITLQFLTHELPQAATQAILQEGLRLLRSGGYLAIVDNNPQSPVIQNLPPVLFTLMKSTEPWSDEYYTLDLEGLLETVGFRHRITVASDPRHRTLIAQKPV, encoded by the coding sequence ATGCATACAAAGACAAAACCGGACTGGGCAGGCGGGGATTTCTTATCCCGGTTGGTGAATGTGTTGATTCAGACCAAGCCTCTGTATGCGCTGATGAAGCAGCAGGCTCGTCGGGTCCTGATCAATACGGCAGAAAAGCATGGCATTGCTTGGCAGCAAACTTACCAGACCCTGGCTGCCTCCGCAGCCCCCTCCCTATTGCCCCAGGTGACCAACCCGGATGTGACCTATCCCGACTATTACCAGGTCCCTTTCCACGCCTACGATCGCGGTAACCTGTGTTGGGAGGCGGCTTTTGAGGCGGAACCGGCCACCTATGCAATGGCATTGCGGGTGTGGCCCCAGGAATCGCTGACCTGGCAGGCGGCGCAAGAACGGCTGCGATCGAGCTTTCACCAGGTATTGGCGGCGCATGGTCCGGCGGAGGTTCGCGATATTCTGGATGTCGGGTGTTCGATCGGCATTTCTACCCTGGCGCTCCATCGGTTTTATGCCCAGCATCAAACGGCCCCTGTGCGCACCGTCGGCCTGGATCTATCCCCCTATATGCTGGCGGTAGCCAAGGTGCGGGATACCCAGGGTGAAATTGCGGCCTGGCTCCACGCCCAGGCGGAAAATACAGGCCTGCCGGATGCCAGCTTTGATCTGATTACGCTGCAATTCCTCACCCATGAGTTGCCCCAAGCGGCTACCCAGGCGATTCTTCAGGAGGGGTTGCGGCTGTTGCGATCGGGCGGTTACCTCGCGATCGTGGATAACAATCCCCAATCCCCCGTTATTCAAAACCTGCCCCCGGTCCTGTTCACGTTGATGAAAAGTACCGAACCCTGGAGCGATGAATACTACACACTGGATCTGGAGGGTTTGCTCGAAACCGTTGGCTTCCGCCACCGGATTACGGTCGCCAGCGATCCGCGCCATCGCACCCTGATTGCGCAGAAGCCAGTTTAG
- a CDS encoding glycosyltransferase family 4 protein, producing the protein MRIAQIAPLWERVPPPAYGGTELVVSLLSDELVRRGHEVTLFATGDSQTLARLEPGCAEALRPQGILPPQYAVYEQMQLSKVFQQAGEFDLIHSHVDYPALPYASLTKTPVVHTIHGIFTPLTEKIFAQHRTQNFVSISHSQRRPDLNLNYVATVYNAIATDRFEFYPQPDDPPYLAFLGRMSIEKGPHLAITIAKQVGLPLKMAGKIDFENQAFFEREVAPHIDGHQIQFLGEADHAMKNELMGRALATLFPITWREPFGLVMAESMACGTPVIAMALGSAPEVIAHGQSGFLCQSVEDCVNAVKQVAQLDRAACRAHVEAHFHVDRMVDGYEAVYQAVLRERFAHNGHLHAPLRLAS; encoded by the coding sequence ATGCGAATTGCTCAAATTGCGCCGTTATGGGAACGGGTACCCCCCCCAGCCTATGGCGGTACGGAATTAGTGGTGAGTTTATTATCGGATGAATTAGTGCGTCGGGGCCATGAGGTAACGCTGTTTGCCACGGGTGATTCCCAAACCCTGGCTCGTTTAGAACCGGGCTGTGCTGAGGCATTGCGCCCCCAGGGAATCCTGCCCCCCCAATATGCGGTTTATGAGCAGATGCAACTCAGTAAGGTTTTTCAACAGGCAGGGGAATTTGACTTAATTCATTCCCACGTAGATTATCCAGCTTTACCCTATGCCAGCCTGACGAAGACCCCAGTCGTTCACACGATCCACGGTATTTTTACCCCTCTGACGGAAAAGATTTTTGCCCAACATCGCACCCAAAATTTCGTCAGCATTTCCCATTCGCAACGCCGTCCTGATTTGAATCTCAATTATGTAGCCACAGTCTATAACGCGATCGCCACTGATCGCTTTGAATTCTATCCCCAGCCGGATGACCCCCCCTATCTTGCTTTCCTGGGGCGCATGTCGATCGAGAAGGGACCCCACCTGGCGATCACGATCGCCAAACAGGTGGGGCTGCCGCTGAAAATGGCGGGCAAGATTGACTTTGAAAACCAGGCATTTTTTGAACGGGAGGTGGCTCCCCACATTGATGGCCACCAGATTCAATTTTTAGGGGAAGCCGACCATGCGATGAAAAACGAACTGATGGGTCGTGCCCTGGCAACCCTGTTCCCGATTACCTGGCGTGAACCCTTTGGTTTGGTGATGGCAGAATCAATGGCCTGTGGGACGCCAGTGATTGCCATGGCGTTGGGTTCGGCTCCTGAGGTGATTGCCCACGGTCAGAGTGGGTTCCTCTGCCAGAGCGTTGAGGACTGTGTTAATGCTGTGAAACAGGTAGCCCAGCTTGATCGGGCGGCCTGTCGTGCCCATGTTGAAGCTCACTTCCATGTCGATCGCATGGTGGATGGCTATGAAGCTGTCTATCAAGCCGTGCTGCGGGAACGCTTCGCCCACAATGGTCATCTCCATGCCCCCCTCCGCCTTGCTAGCTAA
- a CDS encoding amylo-alpha-1,6-glucosidase, with protein sequence MNNPAAAFDPLTPTSAEEMATSKADAPTPGSSSPAAAASAPDAPVPVLELGDGRTFTPAPTASDTEWPCTRGRRQQTTLTLKDNDIFLITDPLGNITCFDREDEARLGLFCRDTRFLSRLELQFERQPLVLLSSSAQRGFALSAQCANPGTPQIPPETVSIQRELVLQGGVLEELTLTNYGQQPVSFELSLTFDADFADLFEIRGWVRQRTGLRMRSLTSSPPSPPSESTPPSPLPTPPQALVLAYRGVDGVFMESRIAFYRRQPDRLEGYTAIWHLCLPPHGTEVLGYRLQPVVDNQPASSVSIPATLTQALAAETMVMQQWQDCTTHFQTDDRPLQQILDRATQDIYLLQQTFPLGKATGQTGRALSAGIPWFSTLFGRDALIAAMQTLILNPEIARQTLTVLAAYQGQAVNEWRDEEPGKILHELRRGEMARCGEIPHDPYYGTVDATPLWLMLYADYYAWTGDRAFVEQYWPQAEAAMAWIDRNCAASGGYLTYERKSAGGLRNQGWKDSEDCIVNAKGELATGAIALAEVQGYVYAARMRLSQLAQVLQKPDLRDRWQQAAQTLKAQFERDFWLPEQGYFALALDGNGQPMDSITSNPGQCLGLGLFSRDQAQSVAERLRAPDLFNGWGIRTLSSASPAYNPMGYHLGSVWPHDSGLIALGLRSLGYTEQALEIAQGLLDMTAQQPYCRPPELFCGFARTADSPPVRYPVACSPQAWATGSIFHLIQVMVNLVPDAPNNCLRVVNPTLLPGIHYLSLRNLRIGQTWLDLEFEQANGATACRVVQKRGNLRVIIEA encoded by the coding sequence ATGAATAATCCGGCTGCTGCCTTTGATCCGCTAACCCCAACCTCGGCAGAGGAGATGGCTACGTCAAAAGCTGATGCGCCTACCCCTGGCTCATCCTCACCGGCGGCAGCCGCTTCTGCTCCAGATGCCCCGGTACCAGTTCTGGAGTTGGGGGATGGGCGCACGTTTACACCCGCGCCGACCGCATCTGACACGGAATGGCCCTGTACACGGGGACGGCGGCAACAGACGACCCTAACTCTCAAGGACAACGATATTTTCCTGATCACGGACCCGTTGGGCAATATCACCTGTTTTGACCGTGAGGATGAAGCTCGCCTGGGTCTGTTTTGCCGGGATACGCGTTTTCTCAGTCGGTTGGAGTTGCAATTTGAGCGCCAACCCCTGGTCTTGCTGAGTAGTTCGGCTCAGCGGGGGTTTGCCCTATCGGCCCAGTGTGCGAATCCAGGGACGCCGCAGATTCCACCAGAAACGGTCAGTATCCAGCGGGAGCTGGTCTTGCAGGGAGGGGTGTTGGAGGAGTTGACCCTGACCAATTATGGCCAGCAGCCGGTGAGCTTTGAACTGAGTTTGACGTTTGATGCCGATTTTGCTGACCTGTTTGAAATTCGCGGCTGGGTACGGCAACGGACCGGCCTACGGATGCGATCGCTGACCTCATCCCCGCCGTCTCCCCCCTCGGAAAGTACGCCGCCGTCTCCCCTGCCCACTCCCCCCCAGGCATTAGTCCTGGCCTACCGAGGGGTGGATGGCGTGTTTATGGAATCCCGGATTGCGTTCTATCGCCGTCAGCCCGATCGGCTAGAGGGGTACACGGCAATCTGGCACTTGTGCTTGCCCCCGCACGGCACCGAGGTGTTGGGCTATCGGCTGCAACCCGTTGTGGACAATCAACCCGCTTCCTCAGTCAGCATCCCCGCCACCCTAACCCAGGCCCTTGCCGCAGAAACGATGGTCATGCAGCAGTGGCAGGACTGCACCACCCATTTTCAAACGGACGATCGCCCCTTGCAACAAATCCTCGATCGCGCCACCCAGGATATTTATCTGTTGCAACAAACCTTTCCCTTGGGTAAGGCCACGGGTCAGACCGGGCGGGCGCTATCGGCAGGGATCCCTTGGTTTTCTACCCTGTTTGGCCGCGATGCCCTGATTGCGGCGATGCAAACCCTCATTCTCAATCCTGAGATTGCCCGCCAGACGTTGACCGTGCTGGCAGCCTACCAGGGACAGGCGGTTAACGAATGGCGCGATGAGGAACCAGGCAAAATTCTGCACGAGTTGCGCCGGGGGGAAATGGCCCGCTGTGGCGAAATTCCCCATGATCCCTACTATGGCACCGTTGATGCCACCCCCCTGTGGTTGATGCTCTATGCCGACTACTATGCCTGGACCGGCGATCGCGCCTTTGTGGAGCAGTACTGGCCCCAGGCGGAAGCAGCGATGGCCTGGATCGATCGCAATTGCGCCGCCTCGGGGGGGTACCTGACCTATGAACGCAAGTCCGCCGGGGGACTGCGGAATCAGGGTTGGAAGGACTCAGAAGACTGTATCGTCAATGCCAAAGGGGAACTGGCCACGGGGGCGATCGCCCTAGCTGAAGTGCAGGGCTATGTTTATGCCGCCCGGATGCGTCTGAGCCAATTGGCCCAGGTCCTCCAGAAGCCTGACCTGCGCGATCGTTGGCAACAGGCCGCCCAAACCCTCAAGGCCCAATTTGAGCGCGACTTCTGGCTACCGGAACAGGGCTACTTCGCCCTAGCTTTAGACGGCAATGGCCAACCGATGGATAGCATTACCTCCAACCCAGGCCAGTGCTTGGGATTAGGGCTATTCAGTCGCGACCAGGCCCAGAGCGTAGCCGAGCGCCTGCGTGCCCCCGATCTCTTCAATGGCTGGGGAATTCGGACCCTCAGCAGTGCGTCGCCCGCCTACAACCCGATGGGCTATCACCTGGGTTCGGTTTGGCCCCACGATAGCGGCCTGATTGCCCTGGGCTTGCGCAGCCTGGGGTACACCGAACAGGCCCTCGAAATTGCCCAAGGTCTACTGGACATGACCGCTCAACAACCCTACTGCCGTCCTCCCGAACTCTTTTGTGGCTTTGCCCGCACCGCAGATAGTCCCCCTGTGCGATATCCCGTCGCCTGTTCACCCCAAGCCTGGGCAACCGGCAGTATTTTCCACCTGATTCAGGTCATGGTTAACCTAGTACCGGATGCCCCCAATAACTGTCTGCGGGTGGTTAATCCTACCCTATTGCCGGGGATACATTACCTATCCCTCCGTAACCTGCGGATTGGGCAGACCTGGTTGGATTTGGAGTTTGAGCAGGCCAATGGGGCAACGGCCTGTCGGGTTGTGCAAAAACGGGGGAACTTACGGGTAATTATCGAAGCTTAA